Sequence from the Neomonachus schauinslandi chromosome 9, ASM220157v2, whole genome shotgun sequence genome:
ACCCTAACCCGAACCCTAACCCGTACCCTAACCCGTACCCGAACCCTAACCCGTACCCTAACCCgtaccctaaccctaacccgTACCCTAACCCGTACCCTAACCCgtaccctaaccctaacccgtaccctaaccctaaccctaaccctaaccctaaccctaacccgtACCCGTACCCTAACCCGTACCCTAACCCCTAACCCTAACCTACAGTCACTGCTCAGTTCCCTGAAATGCAGACTAGAGTGAAAGGAGGGATGAACATTCCGAGGGCTCCCTCTGGATGCCAGAGTCATCAATGGGCACTTCTGCGTACCTTTCTGATTGATTTCATGGGATGCAACATTGAGGATCTACAATGCAATGTCTCCTATATTCAAAAGCTTGCTCTCCAGGGTAGCATAGCTTGCACTAGGTGGGATCTCACCCCAGTCACCCTCCCCTACTGCCCACAGCCACCCTAGTTTCGGAGAGGCAGCATGGGTGGGGAGTAGCCATCCATCTCCATGAACCCACTTTGGGACTGGAGAAGGAGAGATTACCtagagaatgagaaaaatttCAGTGTTCACAAGCACTCTTTTGTAGAAACATCATATATTTGCCCTTACCTGTGGCTACTTCCCTTAATTCTGTGCCCAGGGACCACAGCTGAAGACCCAGCTGCTGATTCAGGTACTTTAGACAGTGTCTCGGGCTCGGTTTGGGCCTCATAGGCTGACAAAAATAAGGAGACATGACTACCGTGcacttttcaagttttatttcagAGTGCTTGTCAGTGATGTATCACAGACCTGGTTTGAGAGCCCTGTGATGTGCACGGGACCCCTGTGTCTCCTGCAGATCCCTGGAAACATGGATGTCAGCTTTGCCACCTCTTTACTGTAGTTTCATTCATGCTCCTGTGGATTGCATATTGTTGCTCAGGGGTCTGGAGGCTGATTTACGGATTGGCTTCACCAACTTTCTCTTCCCTAACTCTAACTGTCTTGATAGTTTTTACATTGGTGGCAATGCCAAAGAGGACTGTAGCTATTAAGGCATAAATGCGAGCAAAGACCACTCTCAAATATATCACCGATTGATGACTTTGCTTGACTGACCACTTtcttcttgggggggggggtccactGTCTATACTCCCTCCTTTACCTCGCAATTTGCAGAATGGGGGATCCCAGCCTATGTGGCAATGACAATTCCTGTTATTGTTGCAAATCCCCCTGCCATTACATTTCTCAGGGAAACAGTTGTAATTTATTTCACCTATAGTAGCATTGCAGGTAGAATTCTCACAGAACTTTCTGGGAGCACAGGGGGTACCAGGTCTCACATGACCAACATCAGTTGTTCCTGTGGAGCGATGTGTGTCCAATCCCCAACACCAGACACCTGAGATCTTAGACTGATGGAATCCTACATGTTCTTGCAACTGAGGGAGATGAGTGACATTGGTACACTGCAGCCTTCCACACTTCACATCTCGGTCACCACAACGAATAAATAGTCTGGCTTGAAACTCTCTTTTACAGTGTCCAAATCGGTGgccttttttattaatttcatagcagacatctgccccccccccacagtgtttgcaccaaagatgtctttACAGTGCACAGTGCGGTCAGTGCAGTTTCCATGATAGCAGTAACCCTCTTCAGTGCGTGGGGTTCCATCTTGCATATAGAAATTATTAGGACACTGAGGGGATCTCCCCGTGCAATACTCTGGAAGGTCACAGATATTTTGGATTGGTCTACAGAGTGTTCCAACTACAGAGAAGGTGCAGTTTGTACAACATAGTCCTTTGTCACAAAGAAATGTACTTTCAAGTTTGCAGTTATTACTACAGCAGGGGTTGCTGGCACACTGCTTGATGGAGCCACAGTCACACTGCTCCCTATCCTCTACTATAGAGTTTCCACAACGTACATGTGTCAGACTTGTATTAAAGAATACCACCTGTTCATTGAATAGGCAATGCTTGTTAATATTCAGAATGTTTGGTGAGTGCCCAAAAGAACAGTTACTAAAGGAATCTGTCAACACAGGGTATCTGTACATGATGCAGCTGGACCTCTGCTGGCAACTGCACTCATGATTATCAAAATACAGTCCAATGGATCTCCCACAGTATTGGGAAATTATCACAGCTAACAATAAATAATGTCTGCCCAGGTGAACAACCATATGTAGGCATCGAGGAGAGCATAAACCCAAGACTGCAGGATCATCTTGATAGTCTTCTGGTCCTTCTTTAACCACAATGAAGGATGAACTAGGGTTTATGATCCTGAACAAGTAGGTAGCATGAAATCTGTGGTATTCACCAGCTGGCAATCTATAATCACTCATGTTGACTGGATCTCTTATATCAAATATAAGGACTGCAGTAAGATGGAACTTTATATCAAGACCTTTATATATTGAGTCCATTAAACTAACCATGTCTATCAGAAATTTTGCACACGTTCTTACATTATTATATAAACGATACATTGAATTGGAACTTTGAGCAAATCCTTTGATCATGGATTTATGGGAGGAAAAGATCCTATTACTGACCCTGGGGGCTGGACTGGAAATTTCTTCAGAGAATAGGGGTTTCCTAATCTCCTTATGCCCCAATTGATAGGTAGGTCCCGTTGCATTGGTATCTGCCACTATCTGAGAAACAATGTATTCAAACCTTCGGGAATTGCTGAGGGGTTTGATTTCATAGGCAAGGTCATCCAACTTCATGATACCTTCAAGACCCCCATAGCACGTGTCCACGGTGACCATGGAAAGAGGAATCTCCTCCACGTAGCCGAGGTAGTAACAGTCTGGAGGGATGAAGGGGTAGTCCATCTGCAAGGCTCCTTGGTCATCCTGAGTCATCATCAGCAGATGTCTGGACCAAAACAGTTTCTTGCGCCGCATATGGATAACGTGTCTCTTACCCCCAAAATGAAGGCTGTAGGACAGCCAGCCTGGCAGCTGAACACCTTTGCCGTGGTGCAGCTCCTTCCTGGGAATGACCACCTCAGAGGAGATGTAGCGCCATGAGGGACGGCCTTGAGAACCCTTGGCAAGAGCCAGGCTTGCCCAGAGTGCAAAAAGCAAGAAGAGCGCCCTCATGGTGCCCTAGCGCTCTGCAAGGCTCGTGCCCCTGCTCAGGGACATCTTTCAGTGAGAATGGATAAAGGGAGGATCCTGAGGGAAGCCGGGTCTAGAGCATCTGACAGAACAGAGGGCTGCCTCAGGCTGCCAGCACCCTACACCTGGGGGCCACTTGTGTGGATTATGTCACAGTCACAGGGTGTGGCAGTGGGTGACCTGCACATCAGTTCACCTGGGGCGGATGTTGGAGAGGTGGGTGGGCATGAGCATAAATGCTCACATGCACATGGGAAGAGAGCTGGACCCACAGGCATCCCTGTATTCAACATGTTCAATCTTTCCTCCAGATACTTGGATATGTGATATGCACTTATAATGCAATTAACTCTTTTACCAGTTCCATCTCCCATGGTACTGCTGGGTCACTTTCTGTGGATTGCTCCCATCCCTCACTGTGGAGACACTGCTTCCTACTTCCTTGGCATGTGGAGGTAGACATTGCAAATTATACCTTGGAGGTGTTGAAAATAATGGTTTGTAATGTTACATGTACTAGGACATGTCTATTCTGGTTTGCCATTAATTTGCAAGTCATTTGATCCTTTTGGCTTTTGCTTTGAAACTTCCTTTGAGCTTACTGAGTAAAACATTCCCCAGTACTCTGTATGATAATCAGTGAGTTACAAGTCTGTATGTTATTTTTTCTCACACCAGCTAGTGAGGACAAAATGTACTGTTGACCACATGTGAGACCCAGGTGTTGTTCCCTCTAATCCTCTATTGTAGCTCTTTCCTGGATTTTGGCACCATATGTGGTTCTCTTCTCAGCTGAAGACCCAGGGGGGCTGAGGTTACTTTGGTAGTTGGCATCATGCAGCCTGGGTGTGAACAAGAAATGTTGCCAACCACTGTATTCCCTTCTTTGATCGTCTGCCCTAAACCCATTTAAAATCCCCTGGGTCAGGCAGAAATCTCACTATTGGCTTTGGAAGAATAGTGTGACTTCTGCCCCAGGTGCTGCCCTCTTAAATAAAGGTCAcattcctttccaatcaaaactcATCTCTTGAATATTGTGCTTTACAACAATGGGCAGATGAAATTGGGTTTAGATAACAATAAACCAGAGAGTGGAATGACCTTTGCCACAGGCTGGTAGGAGGGCCAATGGAGAGCACATCTCAAGAGGTGTGATTTTCTGTTATGCAAGAGGTCTGCTTCAAACCCTGCATCTGTAATTAACAATGCTGTGCTCTAcagttaaaattttgttaagagggTATAAGAGCTCTCATATTTAGTGAGATCTTAGCACAATACAAATGTGAAAGACAGGAATTCTACTTCTCTCGTGACGGTATGTTGAGCTCCATGGACATGCTCTCTactgaaaatgtgaaaatcattATTACAAActacttatatattttggatactagtcatttatcagatatggcatttgcaaatatcttctcccattccataatttgccttttagttttgatgattatttcctttgctgtacaaaacttgttttttgttgttgtttttgtttgtttttggatgaagtcccaaatatttatttttgcttttgtttctcttgcctctggagacatatctagaaagaatttGAATGGATGATGTcaaagacattactgcctgtgttctccactaggattttgatggtttcctgtctcacatttaggtctttcatccattttgaatttatttttggatatggtataaaaaagtggtccagtttcattctcctgcctGTTGCTGTCCACTTTtaccaacagtttttttttttttaagagactgcctttttgaggggggcggagcaagatggcggaggagtaggacaCCTGGATGTCGTCTCCTcttaggaattcagctggatagggatcaaaccattctgaacacctacaaactcaacaggagatcgaagaaaagaatagcaacaactctctgaacagaaaagcggccactttctggaaggtaagatgtgcagagaagtgaatccaaggcaatatttgggaggatagatggcgggggaggggccgccgtcggccgcttctggcaactgatagaaccacggagcacaaaattggaacttttaaaactctgctccactgagggacatcactctggtggttaagcggggggtggaaccctccggaagagtgtggtctcaggacccttggggtcacagaaagaccgggggtgcctgagtgtggtagagctcccaggtaatggagcagggaagccggctgcagcggtggagcccaggcacgggctctcagctcggggttgccataaaccgtgatccatggcacagtcgggccactgctcctccagcagggacccaacaagcggcagatccggggagactcaacttcctcccccgggaggagccacacgggagtgcaccgcagggatctgctgggtttggagactccacctgcgatcgggtgccagagatagaaacgcgcggtcacgggccgggtgagcacggagtgcggccggagaccggggagacgggagtgactgacggcttttctctgggggctcactgagaagcggggccccgagttcttggctcctccggggcggagattgggaggccgccattttcactctctgcctccaaagctgtacagaaagcttgaagggaacaaaagctctggagagcaaacccgagcagattacttagcccagagggggcaagggcgggacaattctgcctccggcaaagacatttggaaatcatggcaacaggcccctccccagaagatcagtgagaacagccagccaagaccaagtttactgatcaatgagaatggcagaactccagcgctaggggaatactgcacagagaatccatggcttttttaccatgattctttactctttcaaagttaatttttttttaactgtctttttttcttttctttttttttttgaatttttctttttccctttttcaaccaacatcttatcaatcccttttttataaaaaaacatttttatttttcatttttagagtcatattctatcccttcatagtagttacccgtatttttggcttatgtatataagttgttctctctttaaaattttgagatagtttcttctaacagattaaaatatacccgaAATCTCTAGTATaaggttttttctactcccctgcctgatcacattctctccctttttttcttttttttttaaatcctcttctttcgtttttcaaacaacttcttatcaattccttttataaaattttttataatttccatctttacagtcatattccatcccttcatcatatcaacccttatttttgtacatatacaagtttttctttatttaaaattttgggaggcactttcttctaaaagaccaaaatacaccccaaatctagtgtgtggcactgatctatataccagcctgatcatatttgatcacattctgtttttttttgttcttgttcttttgttttgtttgtttttatctttatctttttcttttttttttcttttttctctctttccgtttctttttccactgcttcaggtcttttctgatttgttgagagtatattttctggggacgttgttactctgttagcattttgatctctcattaatctcttctcctctgcacaaaatgacaagatgaaaaaaatcacctcaacaaaaagaacaagaggtagtaccaactgccagggacctactcaatacggacattagtacaatgtcagatctagagttcagaatcatcactttaaagatactagctgggcttgaaaaaaatatggaagttattagagaaaccctttctggagaagtaaaagaactaaaatctaaccaagtagaaatcaaaaaggctattaatgaggtgcattcaaaaatgggggcgctaactgctaggataaatgaggcagagcagagaatcagtgatatagaagaccaaatgatggaaaataaagaagctgagaaaaagagagataaacaactactggatcacgagggcagaattcgagagataagcgataacataagatgaaacaacgttagaataattgggatcccagacgaacaagaaagagagagaggggcagaaggtataatggagcaaattatagcagagaacttccctaatttggggaaggaaacaggcatcaaaatccaggaagcacagagaacccctctcaaaatcaataaaaataggtcaacacgcCGACATCTAATAagaaaacttacaagtctcatagacaaagagaaaatcctgaaagcagctcgggagaagagatatgtaacctacaatggtagaaacattagaatggcaacagacctatccacagagacctggcaggccagaaaggactgacatgatatattcagagcactaaatgagaaaaatatgcagccaagaatactacatccagctaggctgtcattgaaaattgaaggagagataaaaagcttccaggacaaacaaaaactaaaggaatttgcaaacacaaaaccagccctacaagaaatcttgaaaggggtcctctaagcaaagagagactctaaaagcaacataaaccagaaaggaacacggacaatatatggtaacagtcaccttacaggcaatacaatggcactaaattcctatctttcaatagttaccctgaatgtaaatgggctcaatgccccaatcaaaagacacaggctatcagactggattaaaaaccaagacccattgatatgctgtctgcaatagactcattttagaaccaaagacacgcccagattgaaaatgaggggatggaaaaccatttaccatgctaatggacaccaaaagaaagctggggtggcaatccttatatcagacaaattagattttaaaccaaagactgtaataagagatgagaaaggacattatatcctacttaaagggtctatccaacaagaagatctaacaattgtaaatatctatgcccctaacatgggagcagccaattatataagccaattaataacaaaagcaaagaaacacatcgacaacaatacaataatagtgggggactttaacacccccctcactgaaatggacagatcgtctaagcaaaagatcaacaaggaaataaagactttaaatgacacactggaccaaagggacttcacagacctattcagaacattccatcccaaagcaatggaatacacatttttctctagtgcccatggaacattctccagaatcgatcacatcctaggtcataaatcaggtctcaaccggtaccaaaagattgggatcattccctgcctattttcagaccacaatgctttgaaactagaactcaatcacaagaggaaagtcagaaagaactcaaatacatggaggctaaagagcatcctactgaagaatgaatgggtcaaccaggaaattaaagaagaattaaaaaaatacatggaaaccaatgaaaatgaaaacacaactattcaaaatctttgggatgcagcaaaggcagtcctaagaggaaagtatatagcaatacaagcctttctcaagaaacaagaaaggtctcaagtacacaaccgaACCCTACatgtaaaggagctggagaaagaacagcaaataaagcctaaacccagcaggagaagagaaataataaagatcagagcagaaatcaatgaaatagaaactaaaagaacagtagaacagattaatgaaagtaggagctggttctttgaaagaattaacaagattgataaacccctggccagacttatcaaaaagaaaagagaaagcacccaaatcaacaaaatcatgaatgaaagaggagaaatcacaaccaacaccaaagaaatacaaacaattataagaacatattataaacaactctatgccagcaaattagataacctggaagaaatggatgcattcctagagatgtatcaactaccaaaactgaaccaggaagaaatagaaaacctgaacagacctctaaccactaaggaaattgaagtagtcatcaaaaatctccacacaaacaaaagcccagggccagacggcttcccaggggaattctaccaaacatttcaagaagaattaatacctattcttctgaaactgttccaaaaaatagaaatggaaggaaaacttccaaactcattttatgaggccagcgttaccttgatccccaaaccagacacagaccccatcaaaaaggagaattacagaccaatatccctgatgaacatggatgcaaaaattctcaccaaaatactagccaataggatccaacagtacattaaaaggattattcactacgaccaagtgggatttatccctgggctacaaggttggttcaacatccacaaattaatcaatgtgatacaatgcattaacaaaagaaagaacaagaatcataggatcctctcaatagatgcagaaaaagcttttgacaaagtacagcatcctttcttgatcaaaactcttcagagtataggcatagagggtacatagctcaatatcataaagccatctatgaaaaacctacagcgaatatcattctcaatggggaaaaactgagagctttccccctaaggtcaggaacatggcagggatgtccactatcaccactgctattcaacatagtattggaagtcctagccacagcaatcagacaacaaaaagaaatcaaaggcatccaaattggcaaagaagtcaaactctcactctttgcagatgatatgatactttatgtggaaaacccaaaagactccaccccaaaactactagaactcatacaggaattcagtcaagtggcaggatataaaatcaatgcagagaagtcagtggcattcctatacaccaacaacaagacagaagaaagagaaattaaggagtcgatcccatttacaattgcacccaaaaccataagatacccagaaataaatctaaccaaagaggcaaagaatctgtactccgggtgcctgggtggctcagttggttaagcgactgccttcagctcaggtcatgatcccagggtcctgggattgagtcccgcaattgcttctccctctcccactccccctgcttgtgttccctctctcgctgtgtctctctctgtcaaataaataaataaaatctttaaaaaaaaaaagaatctgtactcagaaaactataaaatactcatgaaagaaattgaggaagacacaaagaaatggaaaaacgttccatgctcatggattggaagaacaaatattgtgaagatgtcaatgctatctagagcaatctacacattcaatgcaatccccatcaaaataccatccacttttttcaaagaaatggaacaaataatcctaaaatttgtatgaaaacataaaagaccctgaagagccagaggaatgttgaaaaagaaaagcaaagctggcggcatcacaattccagacttccagctctattacaaagctgtcatcatcaagatagtatggtactggcacaaaaacgggcacgtaaatcaatggaacaggatagagagcccagaaatggaccctcaactctatggtcaactcatcttcgacaaagcaggaaagaatgtccaatggaacaaagacagtctcttcaacaaatggtgttgggaaaattggatagccacatgcagaagaatgaaactggaccatttccttacaccacacacaaaaatagactccaaatggttgaaagacctcaatgtgagacaggagtccatcaacatcctcaaggagaacacaggcagcaacctcttcgacctcagctgcagcaacttcttcctagaaacatcgccaaagtcaagggaagcaagggccaaaatgaactattgggacttcatccagataaaaagcttttgcaaagcaaaggaaacagtcaacaaaaccaaaagacaaccgacagaatgggagaagatatttgcaaatgacatataagataaagggctagtatccaaaatctataaagaactcatcgaactcaacacccaaagaacaaagaatccaatcaagaaatgggcagaagacatgaacagatatttttccaaagaagacatccaaatggccaacagacacatgaaaaagtgctcaatatcactcagcatcagggaaatctaaatcaaaacctcaatgagataccacctcacaccagtcagaatggctaaaattaacaagtcaggaaatgacagatgttggtggggatgcggagaaaggggaaccctcctacactgttggtgggaatgcaagctggtgcagccactctggaaaacaataatgaagttcctcaaaaagttgaaaatagagctaccatatgatccagcaattgcactactgggtatttgccccaaagatacaaaagtagggatccgaaggggtacgtgcaccccgatgtttatagcagcaatgtccacagtagccaaactgtggaaagagccaagatgtccatcgacagatgaatggataaggaagaagtggtatatatatacaatggaatattatgcagccatcaaaaggaatgagatcttgccatttgcaacgacgtggatggaactggagggtattatgctgagcgaaataagttaaacagagaaagatatgtatcatatgatctcactgatatgaggaatttttaatctcaggaaacaaactgagtgttgctggagtggggggtggcgtgggagggatggggtgactgggtgatagacactggggagtgtatgtgctctggttagcgctgtgaactgtgcaagactgttgaatctcagatctgtacctctgaaacaaataatgcaatatatgttaagagaaaaaaaagatagcaggaggggaagaatgaaggggggggaaatcggagggggagacaaagcatgagagacgatggactctgaaaaacaaactgagggttctagaggggaggcgggtgggaggatgggttagcctggtgatgggtattgaggagggcacattctgcatggagcactgggtgttatgcacaaacaatgaatcatggaacactacatctaaaactaatgatgtaatgtatggggatttacattaacaataaaaaaaattttaaaaaagtaaagcttTCAAAGGTTGAAAGAATTATACAATGAAGACCAGCATCCCCTTCCTTAGATTTACCAAAAATATAGTTTtacagcaatattttttaaagaagataattgTCATAAGGATACTCATGGAGGTCAAGAGAATGATgtaaaaagaaagtgagaatttcaagaaaaagatagaaaatataagaaagcaaaaca
This genomic interval carries:
- the LOC123325694 gene encoding disintegrin and metalloproteinase domain-containing protein 29-like; translation: MRALFLLFALWASLALAKGSQGRPSWRYISSEVVIPRKELHHGKGVQLPGWLSYSLHFGGKRHVIHMRRKKLFWSRHLLMMTQDDQGALQMDYPFIPPDCYYLGYVEEIPLSMVTVDTCYGGLEGIMKLDDLAYEIKPLSNSRRFEYIVSQIVADTNATGPTYQLGHKEIRKPLFSEEISSPAPRVSNRIFSSHKSMIKGFAQSSNSMYRLYNNVRTCAKFLIDMVSLMDSIYKGLDIKFHLTAVLIFDIRDPVNMSDYRLPAGEYHRFHATYLFRIINPSSSFIVVKEGPEDYQDDPAVLGLCSPRCLHMVVHLGRHYLLLAVIISQYCGRSIGLYFDNHECSCQQRSSCIMYRYPVLTDSFSNCSFGHSPNILNINKHCLFNEQVVFFNTSLTHVRCGNSIVEDREQCDCGSIKQCASNPCCSNNCKLETTVLFGIATNVKTIKTVRVREEKVGEANP